The DNA sequence ATCCAGTCGGGAGTAGACGGCAGAGACCCGGTCGCCGTACAGCTCCTCACCGACCTGTGGGTCCAGCGACCAGGACTCCGGGTCGGACTCGTCCTGCGGGCCGGCCTCCGGCTCGGTCTCGTCCTCAGGGGTTGCGTCACTCATCGAGGCGACTCCCACGAACCGAGACCCCCGGGCCAGCCGGACACCTCGATGGAGTTCTTGTTGCCGACCGTACCGATTCCCGGAATCTGGATGTCCCGTGCCGACACGCCACCGTCTGCGGGGCGAGGCCGGGGACCGGGCCGCCGATCGTCGACGCCCGCGCCGCCGGGACCGTCATCCGGCTGGTCGGGCACGGAATCCTGTGGGTCTGGCCGGTCACCGGTCGCTGGGATGCTCTCGCCCGGGACGTAGATCCAGGCGGCGGCCTCGAAGCCCTTGTCCGCGATCCGCGCGGTCACCGGCTGGAAGTGATCCAGCCGAAGGTCCTGGTACTGCCGGACGATGTCCTGGTAGAGCCGATCCGACACGATCAGCGCGACCGCGGCGTCCGGGAACTGCCGTAGCGCGGTCTTGAGCTGGGGTGAGTCGACCAGCCGGCAGACTGTCACGACCGCGTCGCTCGGAAATCCGTTGGCCCCGTCGAGATGGACCGGACCTTCGTGGACAGCGACGCGCAGGCGGATCCGAGCCTCGTCGCTGAGTCCGCGGTTGGTCTCGCGCAATAGCCGGTCAAGAACCGGGGTCAGCCGGGCCAGGACCGCCCGTTCACTCGTCCCCTGCGGGAGGATGGCGAGCTCGCCGTCCCCACCCTGCTGGATCTGCCAACTGGCGCGATCGAAGCCCACCTCGCTGCACGCCGCCGCCATGACCTCCTGAAAGGTCAGCTGCGCACGGTACTGCAGGACGTTGTCTCGACGGCTGTAGGACTCCATGTCCACGGCGACCAGGACACGCCGGTCCGGATCTTTGATGTAAGGCATGCTCTCCATCTCCCACTGGGCGACAAGACCGTTCGATGCTCATCTCTACAGAACGGCGGCGATGGGGATCCCATAAAAGGATGGAATTAGCGCGACAGTCGAATGCGCGACAAGTGGTGCTCCGACGCTGTGGCTACCGCCGGCCTCACGTTCACTTGATGTATGGAGCGGATGAAGAGGGCGAGCTGCGGCGTCGGCCCGGACGCGTGGCGCGATCTTCAGGTTGGTCTGACCACAGTGGCCTCGCTGCAGACATCGATCAGACACGCTGACGCGAAGGCACTTGCCCTGCTGTCGATCGAAGGTGCCATCGCGGCAACGGTCGCCGACCAGGCCCTGCCGACGATGCTCGACGGCACCCCTGCGGTCGTGGCGATCTCGGTCTGCCTCGCGGCCGGGATGCTCGTCGCCATGGTGGTCGCCACCTGCCGGCTCGCGATGGCGTTCCAGCCGCGCATGGCCGGTGTGGGAGGCGCCAACCGGTTCGGGTTTCCGGACCTCGGTTCGGCTGGCGGGCGCCCGTCGGCCGCCTGCGTCCAACAGCAGCGGGACGAGGCATGGGACCTCGCGGTCGTCCTCGCCCGTATCGCCCTGGCCAAGTACCTCTTGATCAAGAACTGTATGCCCTGGTTCCTGGTGGCGGTCGGCTTTGCCGGCGGCTTGCTGGTCGTCACCGGTGTGGCAGGGCCCTCGTCCTGAGTCGAGCTTCGGACAGTAGCGAACTCGAAGCTGAACGTGAATGATGTCTCTCGGACCGCGAGGAGGTGCAGATGGAGAAGAACGCCCCGTGGCCGCCGGGAACCTTCCTGGCCCGGCTTCAACCGTCGACGCGCGTACGCCTCCTGTCGGTCGGAGTCCGACGCTCCGTCAAGGAAGCGCAGGTCATTCTCCGGGAGGGCGCTGAAGAGTCCTATGTGATCCTACTGGAGGACGCACTGGTCAAGGTCACCGCCGCGTTGACCGACGGTCGGCACGCCCTGCTGTCGATCCGTGTCTCCGGCGACATCATCGGCGAGATATCCGCATTGAACGAGACACCGAGGACGGCGACGGTCACCGCCTGCCGCCCATCGGTGATCCGCGTCATCCACCGAAACGAATTCATGGCATTTCTCCGTGACAACCCCGACGCTGCCCTCACCGTGGCCGGGATCATCGCGGACCGTCTCCGCTGGGCCAACCGGCGTCGGATCGACTTCACTCACTACCCGCTACGTGTTCGCCTCGCCCGGGTTCTGTGGGAGATCGCCGCCGCCTACGGTCGGCGGAGCCCACAGGGCATGGTCGTCGACATCCGGTTGACCCAGGACGAGATGGCCACCCTCTGTGGCGCCGCCCAGGTCAGCCTGCAGAAAGCACTCAGTGAACTTCGGTCGGAGGGCATCGTCTCGACCCACTACCGGGGGATCGTCGTACGAGACAGCGAAGCACTGCGCTCGGTAGCAGACCTCGCCTGAGCGAGATCGGTGTCCGGAATCCGGGTATGGCCAGGCGGTGGCAGCTGCCCGGTCTGGCCCCGCGCACTACGCTGGTCGATGCGCCCGGTGCATCGCCCGGGGCGGAGGACGAGGGATCGTGAGTGTCTTTGACAGCTGAGCCGGGCATCCTGTTGGCGCCTCGGCGTCGGCGCGCCGCTCCGATGGTCGGTAAGGTGCTGGCCGGAGCAGTCGGCCTCGCCGGTGCCCTCGCACTCATCGCTGTCCTTGTCGACCCGGGCACGGTTGCGGTCACCCCGTCAGCGCTGCAGATCGGCGTGGCGGCGCTCGGCGTGGTGATGTTCGTCGGCGGAATCATGATCGGCATGGACGGGGTGACCGACCTCCTCGCCGCCCGGCGGGTCAAGCGCCTGATGCCACAGAAGACGATCCTGCTCAATGCGCAGGGGCTGCGGTTCACCTCGGCGTTCCACGGCCAGGTGCTGGAGATCCCCGTCCCCTGGGATGAGGTCGACGGCTGCGCATTCCGGCCGGGTCATGGGGGGAACGAGTTCCTCTGTTTCGACGTGCCGGGCCGGCGCTCGGCTCCGCCGGTGCCGGGTGCATCGGCCCAGGAACAGATGATGCTGGCCGACTTGTATGCGTTTGGCACCCCGTTCACCGTCAACCTGGCGAAATGCCCAGACGTCGACACCGCACACCTTGACCGTGAACTACGTCGTTGGACCAACGGCCGCTGCTATCTGCCGCCGAGGTGACCAATGGCCCGCCCGCTGCTCAGAGCCGGTGGGTCAGGTTGATCAGGTTGCCGTCGGGGTCGGCGAGGTGTGCCACCCGCTGACCCCACGGCGTGTCGTCAGGTGGAGCGAGCACCGTGCCGCCGGCCGCCTCGACCTGGCCGAGCAGTGCGTCCACGTCGTCGACGTCGATGCTCAGCAGTACCCGCGACGGCGCGGACACATCGGCGCGCTCCTCGTTGACGATGCCGAACTCCGACTCGCCGTGCCGCAACCCGACGAAGAACACCGGGCCGTCGGCGGGATGCTGGCGGACCTGCTCGGCACCGAGCACCGTTTCGTAGAACTTCTGCAGGCGCGGCAGGTCCGGCGTACTGATGATGGGCTGAATGCTGGCCATGCCCCGCACCCTACGATCCGCCACCGACATTGACCCGGACATCCGGCGGGACGACTGGCACGGCGGCGGACGGGTCAGGGCCGGCGGCGGACGGCGAGGAACGTGACTGCGGTGAGCACGGCCGCCACGCCCAGGTAGACGCCGGACTCGGCGACCTGCAGCTGCCAGTACGTCCACGAGGTGGCCTCGCGTACCGCACGTGCGCCGCCCAATTGGACGATGCCCAGCACCGGCACGCTGAGCGCCATCGCGATGTGCGTGTTGCGGGTCACCGCACCCAACGCCGCGCCGGGGTGAGCGCGAACAGCACCCGGGCCAGCGGGACCAGATCATGCGACTCGTAGGCGAACCAGCGCATCGGGTCGCCGTCGGTCGTCGGCAACCCCCAGGTGACGACGGCGGTCACCACGGTGGCGGCGGCCAGCGACCCGGCCGCCGCGACCGCCAGCCGGGCGGCCAGCCAGTGGCCGCGCGGCCGGCTCTGCGTCCAGGCCAGCCGGTGGGTGCCCTGCTCCAGGTCGCGGGCCACCAGCGGCACGCCCCAGAACATGCAGACCCCGATGGTCAGGTAGCCGGCGAACAGCTGGGTGATGGTGACGAACTCGGTGTCGACGTGCGCGGCCGCCGTCAACCCGGCGTACAGGCAGATCAGGATCGCGGCGGCGATGAACGGGAACCGCTGCTGACGCCAGGCGAGCCAGATCATCGGGTCTCCTTTCCCGCCGGCAGACCGGCCGCGACGAGGGTGGGCGCGGGCAGGCAGACGGCGTCCGGGTTGCGCAGGTACGCCAGCACCAGCTCCTCCAGGCCGGGCACCTGCCCGCCGTCGTGGCTGGCCGGCTCACCGCGTACCACTGTCGACGCCTGCCGGACCAGCGCGGTGGTCTGCCGGGCCGTGACGCTCAGGTGTACGGGCGGCGGGTCCGCCGCCCGCAGCCGCTGCGCCAGCTCGGCCGGCCCGGTCAGCACCCGGTGCGCTTCGGTCAACTCGTCGAAACCGCCGGCCACCTGCAGTCGACCCCGGTTGAGTAGCAGCAGGCAGTCGCAGGTGTCGACCAGGTCGGCCAGGATGTGCGAGGAGAGCACCACGGTGGCGCCGGTGTCGGCGACGGCGGCCATCAGCGCACCCATCACCTCGGTACGGGCCAGCGGGTCCAGGTCGGCGAGCGGCTCGTCGAGCAGCAGCAGCTCGGCGCGTTTACCCAGGGCGAGGGTCAAGGCGACCAGGGTGCGCTGCCCACCGGAGAGGGTCCGGATCCGCTGCCGCAGCGGGATGCCGTAGTCGTCGAGCCGGGCCCGCGCCCCACCGGTGTCGAAGGCCGGGTTGGTGGCCCGGCCGAAGTGGAGCATCTCGGCCACGGTGAACCCGGCGAACAGCGGCTTGTCCTGGGCGACGAACGCGACCCGGGCCAGGTCGTGGCCGCCGCCGGTGAGTGGCCGTCCGCCGACCCGGACCTGCCCGGCGCTGGGGGTGAGCAGGCCGACCGCCAGGTGCAGCAGGGTGGTCTTGCCGGCACCGTTCGGGCCGACGAGCGCGGTGACCGTGCCGGCCGGTACGGCGAGCGTGCAGTCGCGCAGCGCCCAGCTGCGTCCGTACCGTTTGCCCAGGCCGGTGGTCTCCAGCGTGGTCATCCGGTCCGCCCCGGCCGGTCGTCCGTCGTCTGGGGTGACGCGCTCTCGGCCAGTTCGGCCGCCAGGACGGCGCGCAGGTCGTCGTCGTCCAGGCCGGCGGCGCGGGCGGTGGCGACCCAGGCCGCGAGCTGCGTGCGGATCGCCGGGTCCCAGGCCGCGCGGCGCGCCGACAGCGACGCCAGCACGAAGGTGCCGACGCCGGGCCGGGACTGCACCACGCCGTCGCGTTCCAGTTCGCGGTACGCCTTGTGCACCGTGTTCTGGTTGATGCCGAGTGCGGCGACGACCTCCCGGGCGGTCGGCAGCCGGTCGCCCTCCTGCAGCCAGCCGAGCCGCACCGCCTGGCGTACCTGCTGCACCAACTGCAGGTACGGGGTGACGCCGGACCGGCGGTCCAACCTGAACTCGATCACGCCGCGACTCCCATTCTGCTAGGTTACTAGCAGAATAGCACTATGTCTGTGTGGGGCCGGGTGCGCCGGAGGGCCAGGGATCGTGAGCGGCTACCAGACCGGGAACAGGCCGGGACCGCCGCCCTTGGCGGAGCGGACCAGCGGGGTGGTGAAGTCCGGCACGTACAGGAAGCAGCGGACCCGCAGGTCGCCTTCCCACACCGAAGGGTTCCCCGTCCGGAACCAGAACGTGGCCACCCGGTAGGGCAGGTCCTCGTCGACCGGCAGGTCCGCGTAGTC is a window from the Solwaraspora sp. WMMD792 genome containing:
- a CDS encoding VOC family protein, which codes for MASIQPIISTPDLPRLQKFYETVLGAEQVRQHPADGPVFFVGLRHGESEFGIVNEERADVSAPSRVLLSIDVDDVDALLGQVEAAGGTVLAPPDDTPWGQRVAHLADPDGNLINLTHRL
- a CDS encoding Crp/Fnr family transcriptional regulator → MEKNAPWPPGTFLARLQPSTRVRLLSVGVRRSVKEAQVILREGAEESYVILLEDALVKVTAALTDGRHALLSIRVSGDIIGEISALNETPRTATVTACRPSVIRVIHRNEFMAFLRDNPDAALTVAGIIADRLRWANRRRIDFTHYPLRVRLARVLWEIAAAYGRRSPQGMVVDIRLTQDEMATLCGAAQVSLQKALSELRSEGIVSTHYRGIVVRDSEALRSVADLA
- a CDS encoding GntR family transcriptional regulator encodes the protein MIEFRLDRRSGVTPYLQLVQQVRQAVRLGWLQEGDRLPTAREVVAALGINQNTVHKAYRELERDGVVQSRPGVGTFVLASLSARRAAWDPAIRTQLAAWVATARAAGLDDDDLRAVLAAELAESASPQTTDDRPGRTG
- a CDS encoding ABC transporter ATP-binding protein — translated: MTTLETTGLGKRYGRSWALRDCTLAVPAGTVTALVGPNGAGKTTLLHLAVGLLTPSAGQVRVGGRPLTGGGHDLARVAFVAQDKPLFAGFTVAEMLHFGRATNPAFDTGGARARLDDYGIPLRQRIRTLSGGQRTLVALTLALGKRAELLLLDEPLADLDPLARTEVMGALMAAVADTGATVVLSSHILADLVDTCDCLLLLNRGRLQVAGGFDELTEAHRVLTGPAELAQRLRAADPPPVHLSVTARQTTALVRQASTVVRGEPASHDGGQVPGLEELVLAYLRNPDAVCLPAPTLVAAGLPAGKETR